In the Corvus cornix cornix isolate S_Up_H32 chromosome 18, ASM73873v5, whole genome shotgun sequence genome, one interval contains:
- the TMEM100 gene encoding transmembrane protein 100, whose translation MTNEPIKEILGTPKHPDSVPTEKSNNNDCVITTIPLVSECQLTAATGGAELSCYRCTIPFGVVILIAGIVVTAVAYSFNSHGSIISVFGLVLLSSGLVLLASSAVCWKIREQNKKAKRRESQTALVANQRTLFG comes from the coding sequence ATGACAAACGAACCTATCAAAGAGATCCTGGGCACCCCAAAGCATCCTGATTCTGTACCCACAGAGAAGAGTAACAACAATGACTGTGTGATTACCACTATCCCTCTGGTCAGCGAGTGCCAGCTGACAGCAGCCACGGGGGGAGCAGAGCTCTCGTGCTACCGCTGCACCATTCCCTTCGGCGTGGTCATCCTGATAGCTGGCATTGTGGTGACTGCCGTGGCATACAGCTTCAACTCTCATGGATCCATCATCTCTGTTTTTGGGCTGGTCCTCTTGTCCTCAGGACTCGTTCTGCTGGCTTCCAGCGCAGTGTGCTGGAAGATCAGGGAGCAgaacaagaaagcaaagaggCGGGAGAGCCAGACAGCACTCGTGGCAAACCAGCGAACCTTGTTTGGTTAA